The Euphorbia lathyris chromosome 8, ddEupLath1.1, whole genome shotgun sequence genome has a window encoding:
- the LOC136203482 gene encoding uncharacterized protein encodes MAGNEDWRKTADTHKMSPEEVKAAGVEGSKRPPGRNPGEILHQRRKLPFSMTTMAVAGFVITGVVGYVVLYAKKKPEATAGDVAKVAVNSADYRDTHPRK; translated from the coding sequence ATGGCAGGAAATGAAGACTGGAGAAAAACAGCAGATACACACAAAATGAGTCCAGAAGAGGTGAAAGCTGCAGGAGTTGAAGGATCAAAGAGGCCACCGGGCCGGAACCCCGGGGAAATCTTACATCAACGGCGGAAACTTCCGTTTAGTATGACAACGATGGCGGTTGCCGGATTTGTTATAACTGGTGTTGTTGGATATGTGGTGTTGTATGCTAAGAAGAAACCTGAAGCTACCGCCGGCGATGTTGCTAAAGTTGCTGTTAATTCTGCTGATTATAGAGATACTCATCCTAGGaagtaa
- the LOC136202569 gene encoding transmembrane 9 superfamily member 8 has protein sequence MEPRGSKSIPPLLSTICLVFAVLIHGCHCFYLPGVAPEDFVKGDELKVKVNKLTSTKTQLPYSYYSLPYCRPEKIVDSAENLGEVLRGDRIENSDYVFKMREPKMCNIVCRLVLNAKTTKEFKEKIDDEYRVNMILDNLPLVVPRQRLDQESPTIYQLGYHVGLKGQYSGSKEEKYFIHNHLAFTVKYHRDLLTDSARIVGFEVKPLSVKHEYQGKWNGDKTRLTTCDPNAKHTVVNSNTPQEVEDKKEIIITYDVDFQESDVKWASRWDTYLLMSDDQIHWFSIVNSLMIVLFLSGMVAMIMLRTLYRDISKYNELETQEEAQEETGWKLVHGDVFRPPSNSDLLCVYVGTGVQFLCMTLVTMMFAILGFLSPSNRGGLMTAMLLLWVFMGLFAGYASARLYKMFKGTEWKRIALRTAVMFPGIVSSIFFVLNTLIWGQKSSGAVPFGTMFALVFLWFGISVPLVFVGSYIGFKKPAIEDPVKTNKIPRQIPEQAWYMNPAFSVLIGGILPFGAVFIELFFILTSIWLNQFYYIFGFLFLVFIILIITCAEITIVLCYFQLCSEDYLWWWRSYLTSGSSALYLFLYATFYFFTKLEITKLVSGVLYFGYMLIASYAFFVLTGTIGFYACLWFTRLIYSSVKID, from the exons ATGGAGCCTCGAGGAAGTAAATCTATACCTCCTCTCTTATCCACGATCTGTTTAGTTTTCGCGGTTCTGATCCATGGTTGTCACTGCTTCTACCTCCCCGGCGTCGCTCCTGAGGATTTCGTCAAG GGAGATGAGTTGAAGGTGAAAGTAAACAAATTGACTTCTACAAAGACACAACTTCCTTATTCATATTACTCGCTTCCTTATTGCCGCCCAGAGAAGATTGTCGACAGTGCAGAGAATCTTGGAGAAGTACTTCGTGGTGATCGTATTGAAAATTCTGACTATGTG TTTAAAATGCGGGAACCGAAGATGTGCAACATTGTTTGCCGTCTTGTCTTGAACGCCAAGACTACAAAGGAGTTTAAAGAAAAAATCGATGATGAGTATCGTGTGAACAT GATCCTTGATAACCTTCCTCTTGTGGTTCCAAGGCAGAGGTTGGATCAGGAATCTCCTACTATATATCAGCTTGGTTATCATGTTGGTCTAAAAGGCCAATACAGTGGG AGTAAGGAGGAGAAATATTTTATCCACAACCATTTGGCTTTCACTGTCAAGTATCATAGAGATTTGCTAACTGACTCTGCAAGAATTGTTGGTTTTGAAGTTAAGCCATTGAG TGTAAAGCACGAATATCAAGGGAAATGGAATGGTGACAAGACTCGCTTAACCACTTGTGATCCCAATGCAAAGCACACCGTTGTTAATTCCAATACCCCTCAAGAAGTTGAAGACAAAAAAGAAATTATCATCACATATGATGTTGACTTCCAG GAAAGTGATGTGAAGTGGGCATCTAGATGGGATACCTATCTTTTAATGAGCGATGACCAAATTCATTGGTTCTCTATTGTCAATTCATTGATGATTGTCCTCTTCCTTTCTGGCATGGTGGCAATGATAATGCTGCGAACCCTTTACCGTGATATATCCAAGTATAATGAACTGGAGACCCAGGAAGAAGCACAAGAAGAGACTGGATGGAAACTTGTGCATGGAGATGTTTTCAGACCTCCATCAAATTCTGATTTACTCTGTGTTTATGTTGGAACTGGTGTTCAGTTTCTCTGCATGACCCTTGTCACCATGATGTTTGCAATTCTAGGATTCCTTTCTCCTTCTAACCGAGGTGGTCTAATGACAGCGATGCTCTTACTTTGGGTTTTTATGGGTCTTTTTGCTGGTTATGCTTCTGCTCgtttatataaaatgtttaaaggaACAGAATGGAAGAGAATCGCTCTCAGGACTGCAGTTATGTTCCCAGGGATTGTATCCTCCATTTTCTTCGTTTTGAATACTCTCATCTGGGGTCAGAAATCATCTGGAGCTGTACCATTTGGAACGATGTTTGCTCTGGTATTTTTATGGTTTGGAATTTCAGTTCCTCTTGTGTTTGTGGGAAGCTATATCGGGTTCAAGAAGCCAGCAATCGAAGATCCAGTAAAGACTAACAAAATCCCAAGACAGATCCCAGAGCAAGCTTGGTACATGAACCCAGCCTTCTCGGTTCTCATTGGAGGAATACTTCCTTTCGGAGCTGTTTTCATcgagctcttcttcatcctgACATCAATCTGGCTGAACCAGTTCTACTACATCTTCGGTTTCCTGTTCCTAGTATTCATTATCCTGATTATCACTTGTGCTGAAATAACCATAGTACTCTGCTACTTCCAGCTGTGCAGTGAGGACTATTTATGGTGGTGGAGATCATACCTGACCTCTGGCTCCTCCGCACTGTACCTCTTCCTTTACGCAACATTCTACTTCTTCACAAAGCTGGAAATTACAAAGCTCGTTTCTGGTGTGTTATACTTCGGATACATGCTCATTGCATCGTATGCATTTTTCGTTCTAACCGGAACAATTGGATTCTATGCATGCTTGTGGTTCACAAGGCTCATCTATTCATCAGTGAAAATCGATTAA